In the Pseudanabaena sp. PCC 7367 genome, one interval contains:
- the trpA gene encoding tryptophan synthase subunit alpha gives MISVSAQFEQLRAKGQAALIPFLTAGDPDLDTTAKALSVLDQNGADLIELGIPYSDPLADGPVIQAAATRALNQGTTFARVMSMLHSVAPHLRSPVILFTYYNPILNMGIEKFLQSIYDAGARGLVVPDLPLEESEVLLQPAAEIGIEVILLIAPTSPPERMKAIAEKSQGFIYVVSTTGVTGMRDQMAKGAKEMIENLRTLTDKPIGVGFGISRPEHARQVIEWNADAAIVGSAIVKRLAHEGGLIEVAELCASLKRAIGHVG, from the coding sequence ATGATTTCTGTATCTGCCCAATTTGAACAGCTCCGCGCCAAAGGCCAAGCCGCCTTGATTCCATTTTTGACCGCTGGCGATCCTGACCTGGATACCACCGCAAAGGCGCTGAGCGTGCTGGATCAAAATGGAGCGGACTTAATCGAATTGGGTATCCCCTATTCCGATCCTCTGGCAGATGGGCCAGTAATCCAGGCGGCGGCCACCAGAGCCCTGAACCAAGGCACCACCTTTGCCAGAGTGATGTCTATGCTGCATTCAGTTGCGCCCCACCTGCGATCGCCAGTGATTTTGTTTACCTACTACAACCCAATCCTGAATATGGGGATCGAGAAGTTTTTGCAAAGCATTTATGATGCTGGAGCCAGGGGCTTAGTAGTGCCGGATCTGCCCCTCGAAGAATCGGAGGTTTTGCTGCAACCCGCCGCAGAAATTGGCATCGAAGTGATTTTGCTGATCGCCCCCACCAGTCCACCAGAAAGAATGAAAGCGATCGCCGAAAAATCCCAGGGCTTTATTTATGTGGTCAGTACCACCGGGGTAACGGGGATGCGTGACCAAATGGCCAAGGGGGCAAAGGAGATGATCGAAAATTTGCGCACTCTGACCGATAAGCCGATCGGTGTGGGGTTTGGTATTTCGCGGCCAGAACATGCCCGGCAGGTAATTGAATGGAATGCGGATGCGGCGATCGTGGGTAGTGCGATCGTGAAGCGGTTGGCTCACGAGGGTGGCTTGATTGAGGTGGCGGAACTGTGCGCCAGCTTAAAACGGGCGATCGGCCATGTTGGCTAG
- a CDS encoding (Fe-S)-binding protein, whose protein sequence is MQTSDHSSHSSSAQINDQSEAQIQPSFDRQNPPDPKLIDACVHCGFCLATCPSYRVIGKETDSPRGRIYLMDALNEGKIPLSPATVEHFDSCLGCLACVTTCPSGVEYDQLIAATRPQVNRNHPRSIGEKLLRQLIFKTFPYPDRLRLLLAPLNLYQKSGLQKLVRKTGLLNKLLPQQLAAMEAVLPPIPSGAFSDRLPELVPAQGTQRDRVGLLLGCVQRVFLPQVNEATVRVLAANGFEVAMPRDQGCCAALSHHQGEEEQAKELAKQTIDTFEAAKVNYVLINASGCGHTLKEYGNLLKDDPEYADRAAVFASKVRDVQEFLDEVGLVTELSPLQPEPLTAVYQDACHMLHGQKISVQPRRLIKQIPQIQLREPIDAALCCGSAGVYNILQPEVAAELGQQKVDNLVNTGASLIVSANVGCTLQIRQHLQLKGIDLPVMHPMELLDLAIAGTKLTSNING, encoded by the coding sequence ATGCAAACCTCCGATCACTCCTCTCACTCCTCCTCAGCCCAAATAAATGACCAATCTGAAGCACAAATTCAACCTAGCTTCGATCGCCAGAACCCACCCGATCCCAAATTGATCGATGCCTGTGTGCATTGTGGCTTTTGTCTGGCAACTTGCCCTAGCTATCGCGTGATCGGCAAGGAGACCGACTCGCCCCGTGGCCGCATTTACCTGATGGATGCCCTGAATGAAGGTAAAATTCCCCTTTCCCCTGCCACCGTCGAACATTTTGATTCCTGTTTGGGGTGTTTGGCCTGTGTCACCACTTGCCCCAGTGGCGTGGAATACGATCAATTGATTGCGGCAACCCGCCCCCAGGTGAATCGCAACCATCCAAGGTCGATCGGCGAAAAGTTATTACGTCAGTTAATTTTTAAGACCTTCCCCTATCCCGATCGGCTGCGGCTTTTGCTTGCACCCCTGAATCTTTATCAAAAATCGGGCTTACAAAAATTAGTTAGAAAAACTGGCCTACTTAACAAACTCCTACCCCAGCAATTGGCGGCGATGGAAGCGGTTTTACCACCAATCCCATCTGGCGCATTTAGCGATCGACTACCGGAACTAGTGCCAGCCCAGGGTACACAGCGCGATCGGGTGGGGCTATTGCTGGGCTGCGTGCAGCGGGTATTTTTGCCCCAGGTAAACGAGGCAACGGTTAGGGTTTTGGCCGCGAATGGGTTTGAAGTAGCGATGCCAAGGGATCAAGGCTGTTGTGCGGCGCTGTCCCACCATCAGGGTGAAGAAGAGCAGGCCAAAGAATTAGCCAAACAGACGATCGATACCTTTGAAGCCGCAAAGGTCAATTATGTTTTGATCAATGCATCGGGCTGTGGTCATACGCTCAAGGAATATGGCAATTTGCTTAAGGATGATCCTGAATATGCCGATCGGGCGGCGGTGTTTGCGAGCAAGGTGCGCGATGTGCAGGAGTTTCTTGATGAGGTGGGCTTGGTTACAGAACTTTCGCCATTGCAACCTGAGCCTCTAACGGCGGTCTATCAGGATGCTTGCCATATGCTGCATGGTCAAAAAATTAGTGTCCAACCCCGTCGCTTGATTAAGCAAATCCCGCAGATTCAGTTGCGTGAACCGATCGATGCGGCGCTTTGTTGCGGTAGTGCTGGTGTTTACAACATTTTGCAGCCAGAGGTAGCGGCTGAGCTGGGACAACAAAAGGTAGATAACCTGGTTAATACGGGCGCAAGTTTGATTGTGTCGGCCAATGTGGGCTGTACCTTGCAAATCCGACAGCATTTGCAGCTCAAGGGGATTGATTTGCCAGTGATGCATCCGATGGAGTTATTGGATCTGGCGATCGCCGGAACAAAATTAACATCAAACATCAACGGCTAA
- a CDS encoding pentapeptide repeat-containing protein, which yields MEANDFLAQHKLGRKDFARSDLSKVDLSQKDLHKINLSWATLIKANLSSTRLCRANLVCADLSNANLRGADLHRANLRRANLVKADLRDADLRDTDLRGADLSWAYLQGAKMQGAKMQDVKMDKVVWRTKNQYHL from the coding sequence ATGGAAGCCAATGATTTCCTTGCACAACATAAACTAGGCAGAAAAGATTTTGCTAGAAGCGATCTTAGTAAAGTTGATCTCAGTCAGAAAGATCTGCATAAGATCAATCTGAGCTGGGCAACCCTGATTAAGGCCAATCTCAGTAGTACCAGGCTGTGTCGTGCCAATTTGGTCTGCGCCGATCTCAGTAATGCTAACTTGCGGGGCGCTGACCTCCACCGGGCAAACCTGCGGCGGGCGAATTTGGTCAAGGCGGATTTGCGAGATGCCGATCTGCGGGATACCGATCTACGTGGCGCTGATCTAAGCTGGGCCTATTTACAAGGGGCTAAGATGCAAGGGGCTAAGATGCAAGATGTGAAGATGGATAAGGTGGTCTGGCGCACGAAGAATCAATACCATCTCTAG
- a CDS encoding DNA polymerase III subunit gamma/tau, protein MAYEPLHHKYRPQTFAALIGQEAIARTLTNAINQRRIAPAYLFTGSRGTGKTSTARIMAKSLNCLSYDAPTPTPCGTCDMCQSIAKGIALDVTEIDAASNTGVDNIRELIERSQFAPVQARYKVYAIDECHMLSTAAFNALLKTLEEPPEHVVFILATTDPQRVLSTIISRCQRFDFRRIPLDAMVAHLREIADTEQIEITQEALILVAQIAQGGLRDAESLLDQLSLLEGEITIEAVWDLVGSVPERDLLDLIAAIAADNSTQILEKVRQVMDRGREPLIVLQNLAGLYRDLLIAQAASDRHDLVALTSYGWDRLNQLAHSLSRAVILKGQQHLRDAEVQIKNTTQPRLWLEVTLLGLQPSAFTIATTPVPNPALNIAPVPNPIPTATPSVQPSPPLSQPQIDPVPNPIAAISSNPEPPKVAESAVNIPVSVPETAGVPEPIEALPPVPAPEAYGVDLSAAWQELVNNLSRPTRALLLEHGQFLGINGSQVRIGLKNKTLRDIAARKESEINEVCDRIFQRQVKVKFEVGRISSKSNSPNPKSQPQPTINRSAPSNVTSTLNSGDHPNPAIPTHDPPSGNSNVSNTSQPIAVQPPPPPNQANSANPPNNAPPQAISPTADSDINNDLKRSPQPSAPERSEDRSNPSTTATADIPTKIQEFAKFFKAEIVALDDLDTLDDDDSE, encoded by the coding sequence ATGGCATACGAACCCCTCCATCATAAATATCGCCCCCAGACTTTTGCCGCCCTAATCGGTCAAGAAGCGATCGCCAGAACCCTGACCAATGCGATCAACCAAAGGCGGATCGCCCCTGCTTATCTATTCACTGGCTCCAGGGGCACGGGCAAAACCTCAACTGCTCGAATCATGGCCAAGTCCCTCAATTGCCTTAGCTATGATGCGCCTACCCCCACCCCTTGTGGCACCTGTGACATGTGCCAGAGCATTGCCAAGGGGATTGCTTTGGATGTCACCGAGATCGATGCGGCTAGCAATACTGGCGTTGATAATATCCGGGAATTAATTGAGCGATCGCAATTTGCCCCCGTCCAGGCGCGGTATAAGGTCTATGCGATCGATGAATGTCATATGCTCAGCACCGCCGCATTTAATGCCCTGCTCAAAACCCTGGAAGAACCACCGGAACATGTGGTGTTTATTCTGGCTACCACTGACCCACAACGAGTCTTATCCACAATTATTTCCCGTTGCCAGCGGTTTGACTTTCGCCGCATTCCGCTGGATGCGATGGTGGCGCATTTGCGCGAGATCGCCGACACGGAGCAAATTGAAATCACCCAAGAAGCGTTGATTTTAGTGGCGCAGATCGCCCAGGGTGGCCTACGCGATGCAGAAAGTTTGCTCGATCAACTCAGTTTGCTGGAGGGCGAAATCACGATCGAGGCGGTGTGGGATCTGGTTGGCTCTGTACCAGAACGGGATTTATTAGATTTAATTGCCGCGATCGCCGCTGACAATTCCACCCAAATCCTGGAAAAGGTACGCCAGGTGATGGATCGAGGTCGTGAGCCCTTGATTGTGTTGCAAAACTTGGCCGGGTTATATCGAGATTTGCTGATTGCCCAGGCCGCCAGCGATCGTCATGATCTAGTCGCCCTCACCAGTTATGGTTGGGATCGCCTCAATCAACTAGCCCATAGCCTCTCCCGCGCCGTGATATTGAAGGGGCAACAGCATTTACGCGATGCCGAAGTGCAGATTAAAAACACCACCCAACCGCGACTGTGGCTGGAAGTGACCTTGTTGGGGCTGCAACCTTCTGCCTTTACGATCGCAACAACCCCAGTTCCTAATCCAGCACTAAACATCGCACCAGTACCCAACCCAATCCCAACCGCCACCCCATCGGTTCAACCATCGCCACCCTTATCTCAACCGCAGATTGACCCGGTTCCCAACCCGATCGCCGCCATTTCCAGTAATCCCGAACCACCCAAGGTCGCAGAGTCAGCAGTTAATATTCCAGTATCTGTGCCCGAAACAGCAGGAGTACCGGAGCCAATTGAAGCGCTCCCACCAGTCCCCGCACCTGAAGCCTATGGCGTTGATCTCAGTGCGGCATGGCAAGAGTTAGTTAACAATCTTTCTCGGCCTACCAGAGCTTTGCTGTTAGAACATGGTCAATTCCTGGGGATCAATGGCTCACAGGTACGGATTGGGCTCAAAAACAAAACACTCAGGGATATTGCCGCCCGCAAGGAATCAGAAATCAATGAGGTTTGCGATCGCATTTTCCAGCGCCAGGTCAAGGTCAAGTTTGAGGTTGGCCGAATTAGTAGCAAAAGCAATTCACCCAACCCAAAATCTCAGCCGCAACCAACCATAAATCGATCGGCTCCCAGCAATGTAACCAGTACTCTAAATAGTGGCGATCACCCCAATCCAGCCATTCCGACTCATGATCCGCCGAGCGGTAATAGCAATGTTAGTAATACTAGCCAGCCGATCGCAGTGCAACCACCCCCACCTCCTAACCAGGCTAATAGCGCAAATCCTCCAAACAATGCCCCGCCTCAGGCCATCAGCCCAACTGCTGACAGTGACATAAATAATGATCTAAAACGATCGCCACAGCCCTCTGCCCCGGAGCGATCGGAAGATCGGTCTAACCCATCAACCACAGCAACCGCTGATATTCCAACCAAAATCCAGGAGTTTGCCAAGTTCTTCAAGGCTGAAATTGTTGCTCTTGACGATCTCGATACTCTTGATGATGATGATTCCGAGTAA